The Microbulbifer hydrolyticus genome has a segment encoding these proteins:
- a CDS encoding VOC family protein: MAIQRIHHVAYRCRDAKETVEFYRDLLGMDFQLAIAEDRVPSTGAPDPYMHIFMDAGQGNVLAFFELPNSPDMGRDENTPQWVQHIALEVESMDELLQMKQKLEDAGIDVLGPTDHTIFKSIYFFDPNGHRIELAANTAKPGMHKELKRVAEDMLEEWSRTKKAPRHAAWMHGEEEFKALDP; the protein is encoded by the coding sequence ATGGCTATACAGAGAATCCACCACGTGGCCTACCGCTGCCGCGACGCCAAAGAGACCGTGGAATTTTACCGCGATCTGCTGGGCATGGACTTTCAGCTCGCCATTGCCGAAGACAGGGTGCCCTCTACGGGGGCACCGGATCCCTACATGCATATCTTCATGGATGCGGGGCAGGGCAATGTGCTGGCGTTTTTCGAGCTGCCCAATTCCCCGGATATGGGCCGTGATGAAAACACCCCGCAGTGGGTTCAGCACATCGCGCTGGAAGTGGAGAGCATGGACGAGCTGCTGCAAATGAAGCAGAAGCTCGAGGATGCTGGCATCGATGTGCTCGGGCCCACCGACCACACGATCTTCAAATCCATCTACTTCTTTGATCCGAACGGTCACCGCATCGAACTCGCCGCCAATACCGCCAAACCGGGAATGCACAAAGAGCTCAAACGAGTGGCTGAAGATATGCTGGAAGAGTGGTCCCGCACCAAGAAGGCGCCACGCCACGCAGCGTGGATGCACGGTGAGGAAGAGTTCAAGGCACTCGATCCGTAA
- the hppD gene encoding 4-hydroxyphenylpyruvate dioxygenase, translating into MADLFENPMGLDGFEFVEFTAPEKGILETVFEAMGFTKVARHRTKDVELWRQGDINFITNYEKGSHADYYAREHGPSACGLAFRVKDATFAYNEALKKGAQPVEVETGPMELRLPAIKGIGGATLYLIDRYKEGESIYDIDFHWLEGVDKHPEGCGFHTLDHLTHNVYRGRMDYWASYYEDLFNFREIRYFDIKGEYTGLLSKAMTAPDGKIRIPLNEEAAGGGGQIEEFLMKYNGEGIQHIAFACDDLIACWDRLKAQGMEFMTPPPETYYEMLEERLPGHGEPTAELKKRGLLLDGTTEGGQPRLLLQIFSANMLGPVFFEFIQRKEDEGFGEGNFKALFESIERDQLKRGVIGDKSKGEDAA; encoded by the coding sequence ATGGCCGATTTGTTTGAGAACCCCATGGGCCTGGACGGCTTTGAGTTCGTTGAATTCACTGCCCCGGAGAAGGGCATCCTGGAGACCGTTTTCGAGGCCATGGGCTTCACCAAGGTCGCGCGTCACCGTACCAAAGACGTGGAACTGTGGCGTCAGGGTGACATCAATTTCATCACCAACTACGAAAAAGGTAGTCACGCCGACTACTATGCGCGCGAGCACGGCCCCTCTGCCTGTGGCCTGGCATTCCGTGTGAAAGACGCCACCTTTGCGTACAACGAAGCGCTCAAGAAGGGTGCGCAGCCGGTAGAAGTCGAAACCGGCCCGATGGAATTGCGTCTGCCTGCGATTAAGGGCATCGGTGGTGCCACCCTGTACCTGATCGACCGGTACAAGGAAGGTGAGAGCATTTACGATATCGACTTCCACTGGCTGGAAGGTGTCGACAAGCATCCGGAAGGCTGCGGTTTCCACACCCTGGATCACCTGACCCACAACGTATACCGCGGCCGCATGGACTACTGGGCCAGCTACTACGAAGACCTGTTCAACTTCCGCGAGATTCGCTACTTCGACATCAAGGGTGAATACACCGGCCTGCTATCCAAGGCGATGACCGCGCCCGATGGCAAGATCCGCATCCCGCTGAACGAGGAAGCAGCCGGTGGCGGCGGCCAGATCGAAGAATTCCTGATGAAGTACAACGGCGAAGGCATTCAGCACATCGCCTTTGCCTGTGACGACCTAATTGCCTGCTGGGATCGTCTGAAGGCGCAGGGGATGGAGTTCATGACTCCGCCTCCGGAAACTTACTATGAGATGCTGGAAGAGCGTCTGCCGGGCCATGGTGAGCCGACCGCCGAGCTGAAGAAGCGCGGCCTGCTGCTGGACGGCACCACCGAGGGCGGCCAGCCGCGCCTGCTGCTGCAGATTTTCTCGGCGAATATGCTGGGCCCGGTGTTCTTCGAGTTCATCCAGCGCAAGGAAGACGAAGGCTTTGGTGAAGGTAACTTCAAGGCGCTGTTTGAATCCATCGAGCGCGACCAGCTGAAGCGTGGTGTGATCGGCGACAAGTCCAAGGGCGAAGACGCCGCCTGA
- a CDS encoding flotillin family protein: MIQNLSNIAIMAGAVLIGLIVIGTIFARLYTRASKERSFVRTGMGGQKVIMNGGALVLPVLHEIIPVNMNTLRLAVSRKEHQALITKDRMRVDVLAEFYLRVKPDTDAIANAAQTLGVRTLDPEALKEMIEGKFVDALRSVAAEMEMAELHEQRSQFVQKVQQVVSEDLLKNGLELESVSLTGLDQTGKEFFNQDNVFDAEGLASMTRSIEARRKEVNDVEQETRVQIETKNLEAERQRLEIEKEKRYAHLEQQRELENREAAQKADMAKETAAQERAARQAEIEAQREVDQSRIAAEQATRLLEIEKEKRLQEQEIERERVLEEQRISKQKSVEIAEQERAIAVAEKSKEQSVADQHANIARAEAVKAEEQVRTAQDVEVAERDKRIEIIEAEKEAERQATSIKVAAEAEKAAAEDKAEALRLQATAEAEAVRIKVEADREKYAVDAEGQRLMNEAMNSLSEAQIALKRVLSLHENLPSIVRESVRPLEKIEGMKIISVNGLTGFDGRASGGILDAEGESKSQSLPEALVGSALKHRAMAPLVDSLLKEAGVGDLGKIAEPEA, encoded by the coding sequence GTGATTCAAAATCTTTCCAACATAGCGATTATGGCCGGTGCCGTACTGATCGGCCTGATAGTGATCGGCACCATTTTTGCCAGACTCTACACCCGAGCTTCCAAAGAGCGCTCTTTCGTGCGTACCGGGATGGGTGGGCAGAAGGTGATCATGAATGGCGGCGCGCTGGTGCTTCCGGTCCTGCATGAAATTATCCCGGTCAACATGAATACCCTGCGCCTTGCGGTTTCGCGTAAGGAGCATCAGGCACTTATTACGAAAGATCGTATGCGCGTGGACGTGCTCGCGGAATTCTATCTGCGGGTAAAGCCTGACACCGACGCTATTGCCAATGCCGCACAGACCCTCGGCGTGCGCACCCTGGACCCGGAAGCGTTGAAGGAAATGATCGAGGGCAAGTTTGTCGACGCATTGCGCTCGGTGGCGGCAGAAATGGAGATGGCGGAACTGCACGAGCAGCGCAGCCAATTTGTACAGAAGGTACAGCAGGTGGTTTCTGAAGATCTGCTGAAAAACGGTCTGGAGCTGGAATCTGTATCCCTGACAGGCCTCGACCAGACCGGCAAAGAATTTTTCAACCAGGACAACGTGTTCGATGCGGAAGGTCTTGCGAGTATGACACGCTCGATCGAGGCACGCCGTAAAGAGGTGAACGACGTCGAGCAGGAGACTCGTGTCCAGATCGAAACCAAGAACCTGGAAGCCGAGCGTCAACGTCTGGAAATTGAGAAAGAAAAGCGCTATGCCCACCTTGAGCAGCAACGCGAACTGGAAAACCGTGAAGCGGCACAGAAAGCGGATATGGCCAAAGAGACCGCTGCTCAGGAGCGAGCGGCTCGCCAGGCAGAAATCGAGGCTCAGCGTGAAGTAGACCAGTCGCGGATCGCTGCCGAGCAGGCAACGCGCCTGCTGGAAATTGAGAAGGAAAAGCGTCTGCAGGAGCAGGAAATCGAGCGTGAGCGCGTGCTGGAGGAGCAGCGTATTTCCAAGCAGAAGTCTGTCGAGATTGCCGAGCAGGAACGCGCCATTGCGGTTGCGGAAAAATCCAAGGAGCAGTCGGTCGCCGATCAGCACGCAAATATCGCCCGCGCAGAGGCGGTGAAAGCGGAAGAGCAGGTGCGAACCGCTCAGGATGTGGAAGTTGCGGAGCGTGACAAGCGCATCGAGATCATCGAGGCGGAAAAAGAAGCCGAGCGTCAGGCTACTTCGATCAAGGTCGCCGCGGAAGCGGAAAAAGCGGCCGCCGAAGACAAAGCTGAGGCGCTACGCCTGCAGGCCACAGCGGAAGCTGAAGCGGTACGCATCAAGGTCGAAGCCGACCGTGAGAAGTATGCGGTGGACGCGGAGGGCCAGCGCCTGATGAACGAGGCCATGAACAGCCTGAGTGAAGCGCAGATCGCACTCAAGCGTGTGCTGAGCTTGCATGAAAACCTGCCCAGCATTGTGCGCGAGAGTGTACGTCCGCTCGAAAAAATCGAGGGTATGAAGATCATCTCGGTGAATGGGCTCACCGGCTTTGACGGCCGCGCCAGCGGTGGGATTCTGGATGCCGAAGGTGAATCCAAGAGCCAGAGCTTGCCGGAAGCCCTCGTCGGAAGTGCGCTAAAACATCGTGCGATGGCGCCGCTGGTGGATTCCCTTCTTAAGGAAGCCGGCGTAGGGGACCTCGGCAAAATTGCCGAGCCCGAAGCCTGA
- a CDS encoding YqiJ family protein has translation MAFFLQDGNQLFTGALVLMLMIAVLEGVMMLIGVGISDMLDNLLPDMDIDLDAPDTEAGGVLTKLLGWLRFGEVPALILLVAFLVAFGITGLLIQMAAESLAGFLLPGWLLAVPVLFLALPQVRFVGNLLRKFAVGDETEAVGRQTFVGRIAVITIGKAAAGSPAEARLRDEFGTTHYVMVEPDDDEEFSQGQQVLLVEERGSNFRVIKPTSQHLLNNN, from the coding sequence ATGGCTTTTTTCCTGCAAGACGGCAACCAGCTATTCACCGGTGCGCTGGTGTTGATGCTGATGATTGCAGTACTCGAAGGTGTAATGATGCTGATTGGTGTGGGTATCTCGGACATGCTGGATAACCTGCTTCCGGATATGGATATCGACCTGGACGCACCAGACACCGAAGCTGGCGGAGTGCTTACCAAGCTATTGGGCTGGTTGCGATTCGGTGAAGTGCCTGCGTTGATACTACTGGTCGCTTTTCTGGTCGCATTTGGCATCACCGGCCTGTTGATCCAGATGGCCGCAGAGTCACTGGCTGGCTTTTTACTTCCCGGTTGGCTACTTGCGGTTCCGGTACTGTTCCTGGCGCTACCCCAGGTACGCTTTGTGGGTAACCTTCTACGCAAATTTGCTGTGGGTGACGAGACCGAAGCGGTCGGACGACAAACATTTGTGGGACGCATAGCGGTCATCACCATTGGTAAGGCGGCAGCGGGTTCGCCGGCAGAAGCCCGGCTCCGCGACGAATTCGGCACGACACACTATGTAATGGTTGAGCCGGATGATGATGAAGAATTTTCGCAGGGACAACAGGTTTTGTTGGTAGAGGAGCGCGGTTCTAACTTTCGTGTCATAAAGCCTACCAGTCAGCACCTGCTAAATAACAATTAA
- a CDS encoding PspA/IM30 family protein, whose amino-acid sequence MKEGLIKRISRIISASANAVVDSVENATPQLVMEQAIREIDDAIADVRDQLGKAEAAKYLNSKTLNDENSRHATLAEQIEVAVQEGRDDLAEAAIAKQMDIEAQIPVLEKAIAETDQEITELNTYISALQGKKREMREQLRDFIKASEHVSNGPAGEQQGANRDTATKVDQAAGAFNRILEQVGVPTSESGADASKLAELEELARGNRIKERLAKIKSQTEA is encoded by the coding sequence ATGAAAGAAGGACTGATAAAACGTATTTCCCGCATTATCTCTGCTTCTGCAAATGCGGTGGTGGACTCCGTGGAGAATGCCACGCCCCAGCTGGTGATGGAGCAGGCTATTCGCGAAATTGATGATGCTATTGCTGACGTGCGCGATCAGCTCGGCAAAGCCGAGGCGGCAAAATACCTGAATAGTAAAACGCTTAATGATGAAAACAGCCGTCACGCTACTCTTGCCGAGCAGATCGAAGTTGCGGTACAGGAAGGCCGTGACGATCTCGCTGAAGCGGCGATTGCAAAGCAAATGGATATCGAAGCACAGATCCCGGTGCTCGAAAAAGCCATTGCGGAAACCGACCAGGAAATTACTGAGCTGAATACCTATATCAGCGCACTTCAGGGCAAGAAGCGTGAAATGCGTGAGCAGCTGCGTGACTTCATCAAGGCCAGTGAGCACGTGAGTAATGGCCCCGCCGGTGAACAGCAGGGTGCGAATCGCGATACCGCCACCAAAGTGGATCAGGCCGCGGGTGCATTTAACCGTATTCTGGAGCAGGTGGGAGTGCCTACTTCCGAGTCCGGGGCAGACGCCAGCAAGCTGGCGGAGCTGGAAGAGCTTGCGCGTGGGAATCGTATCAAGGAGCGGCTGGCAAAAATTAAATCCCAGACGGAGGCCTGA
- a CDS encoding tyrosine-protein phosphatase has protein sequence MIDLHSHILPGIDDGPQSLEQSLALVRAAAENGITHMVATPHIHPGRYPNTSASIVKAFRNFLISLPVDENLGIQFALAAEVRVSDELIYLASANELPALGYWEGDLLVLLEMPHSHIPAGLIKLLSWLAQQNIRPLIAHPERNKDIIRDFEEITPLVNAGCLFQVTAGALVGQFGEPARVRAEQILKRGLATVLATDTHHIQRRPPNLAEGRMAAEKLVGEKAAWALVKDNPAKIVGNRVFTSG, from the coding sequence ATGATTGATCTACACAGCCATATTCTGCCCGGGATCGATGACGGACCACAGTCTTTAGAGCAAAGTCTGGCGCTCGTCCGTGCTGCGGCGGAAAATGGCATCACCCATATGGTGGCAACGCCGCATATCCACCCCGGGCGTTACCCGAATACGTCAGCCTCAATAGTAAAAGCGTTTCGCAATTTCCTTATTTCTCTGCCCGTTGACGAGAATCTCGGGATCCAGTTTGCGTTGGCCGCTGAGGTGCGGGTCTCTGATGAGCTTATATACCTTGCATCGGCGAATGAATTGCCTGCTCTTGGGTACTGGGAAGGGGACCTTCTCGTATTACTGGAAATGCCACACAGCCACATCCCCGCCGGCCTGATCAAGCTGCTAAGCTGGCTTGCCCAGCAGAATATCCGGCCCCTGATAGCGCACCCGGAGCGTAATAAAGACATTATTCGAGATTTTGAGGAAATAACGCCTCTGGTAAATGCTGGCTGTCTGTTTCAGGTAACAGCCGGTGCGCTCGTAGGGCAATTTGGCGAGCCTGCACGGGTGCGAGCTGAACAAATTCTCAAGCGGGGCCTGGCGACAGTGCTGGCTACAGATACACACCATATTCAGCGGCGCCCACCGAACCTCGCGGAGGGGCGTATGGCCGCCGAAAAGCTTGTCGGCGAAAAGGCGGCCTGGGCATTGGTGAAAGATAATCCGGCGAAGATTGTTGGCAATCGCGTATTCACCAGCGGGTAA